The sequence ggtacagataccggtacagaggtttaggtacaggtccggacctgtacctacgATTTTcatggtacagtaccggtacatagCACCGGTTCGCAGCACTAGTTAAGACTTATAAGAATTATTTCATTATGGTCTGCAAATGATATTTTGATTGCCTTTCCTTTAGCATGacgacttttttttttaattgtcgtACCCATATACCATTCAACACGGAGTATTGTGTGACCCTTTTCATTAATGTTCAATCCCTTAACAGGTTTGGCAGGCACCTTTTGCTTCTCCTGTTTCCTGTGCCACTTGGCGGACAAGATGGGCGAGTCGTGCTGCCTGCCCGTCTGCAGCGTCCACCCCGCCATGGTGGGCATGAGGACCAAGATCAGGATCCAGAACAACATCTCTGTAAGAAGCGTCTCacagaaatatatattatgcaaattaggcctacatttgcataatttatattctactatgttcactgtcacttaaaagattttgacaaatacgccattacagaaatatatattatgcaagttaggccacatttacataatttatattcGACTATGTTCATTGTcacttagaagattttgacaaatacgccattgcagttccagtgacacataccaggggggccaaaatcgacattaacctttctcctcccaacacctacccgcacaccaaatatcattacaatccatctacacgttctacagttatgctgactttaagcacacatacacacacgcaaacacacacgcaaacacacacaaaacaatatccccatgaaaaagtattttttcatggagataactagtcTCCAGTTAGGCCATGCAGCATGCTGATGCgttcatatggatgacattctctggcggtcccccgaaagtgcgaactggacgaaatggaacgaaatggaatgttacatatgttttagttcgttccatttcgttccgtttcgttccatttcgttccttttcgtttcatttcgcactttcgggggacccttctctgggaaccccaaaattgatgcgagcgtgcgaaaacaaaatcaaagttgggcaaaaaacattgtcttcattatgaacTCTCAGCgctcaggaaggttgaacaaatgatttggcagctgctttgtacgatttacagtatggtcgaaaacgtATGTTTTGTAGACGGAcggaaattgatgcgcgtgcggatgtcatccatatgataaaatcaacatggcatgcATTAGGATAACAACAGCTACATATTTTCCTAACTGCTTCAGCCtccatccgtgaataatttcaggTTGTTGAATGGCTGAATAGCAAAGTTATTTATTCACAACAACATATTCAACATGAACTGACGTTtctgtgaccatctgtcatcttcttcagggcGTTTCAGTGAACCAGTCCGACATAACcatacatagattatgttaatatATCATTCTTTTGAATAGAATTTACAAAAGCTCAACACTTTCATGGAGATATAAGGTTGCTGAACTCTAGTCAAATATGTAGTTGTGAATAAAGACTTTGCTATTCATAGCTTCAGCCTGCGATCCATGTGCTCGCCATGACAGGTGACACTAATGGTAGCCCACGTTTTACCATCTTAAAAGCAATTGAAAAGCCCAAGGCTGAGGAAATTATTCTTGTAGCATTACTACTTCAGTCTTTCACGGCTATAGTAGCAAACATAGCGCCCACCATACATGCTTGAACATATGTCACTTCGTGTCTTATTGTTCCAAGAAAGAGCCACAAATCCGTTGACCCCAAATATCTGAGTACGCCGACTTCTACAGAAAGGAGCGGAAACAGACGTTGTGAAATTTGATCAGCTAGCTAACAGTTCTTCCCCCATCCAGTTGTTACATTCTGTTCGTTTGAATCCCTGCATGAGACGTCGACCATGGCAGTAACTCTGCATTTCTGTATTTCTCCGCCAGGGGGACATTAATAATGACATCTGGACCACCTGTTGCTGCCCGATGTGCGCGGCTTGCCAGATGTCCCGGGAGGTGGACTTCGTCAACTCCGTCAACGCACACCGCGCCGCCATGAACGCTCCCATGCCCATCTGAACAACACATCGATAAAGTTGGCTTTTGAATTATGGTGTATGCAAAACATACGtttatcgctcgttctcattcaaatgtacacattttgtaacttccgttaccgttagaagtaagacgttcctgacattcagatatgccacatataaggtgccaaactgccgtttttaaaagctagaaaagtattaagtcatcataaaacgaaagtttggcaccttatatgtggcatatcctaatgtcaggaacgtcctacttcaatcggtaacggaagttacaaaatgtgtacatctaaatgagaacgagcgttatATATACGCGAGTTAACCAATATCATTGCTAGAAAAAGGATGATATGTGGTGGAAAAAAGTGAATCTACTTTTGAATTGTGTTGTATGCAAAACATACGTTTATACGAGAGTTAACCAATATCATTGCTAAAAAAGGATGATATGTGGTGGAAAAAAAGTGAATCTACTTTTGAATTGTGTTGTATGCAAAACATACGTTTATACGAAAGTTAACCAATATCATTGCAAAAAAGGACGATATGTGGTGGAAAAAGTGAATCTACCTTTGAATTGTGTTGTATGCAAAACATACGTTTACCAAGTTACCAGTTAACCAAGATAtctgtctgaaaaaaaaaaggatggtagGATCTATCTGTTGAAAGTCTTCAAAAGATTGTTAAAAGAGAGATTAATCACTGACTATAACATGGAGTGAACTTAGACTGTAGGCATGCATGCAGTGTTAGATGTAGACAAGTTTCAGAACAAGACAGTTCAGGTTTCGCTGTATCGCTCGTTGATATTTCATCACCAGCAGTGCCTTGGTATAATAACGTTATGCGATATTAAACTATCAAGTTTATATTCTTTCATCTCCCATGGCATATACCATGCTTATAATCAAGGTTACTATTATGTATTGTCGTTGTATGCATATGCCAC comes from Branchiostoma lanceolatum isolate klBraLanc5 chromosome 2, klBraLanc5.hap2, whole genome shotgun sequence and encodes:
- the LOC136427627 gene encoding placenta-specific gene 8 protein-like, which produces MAMQEEVKFDPIVLPDHPPQYSAVTGPPPQQQAPITMQPHHFPMQQQPTHSTNVVVVQQQPVVTVVGPRQWSSGLCACCDDMGSCLAGTFCFSCFLCHLADKMGESCCLPVCSVHPAMVGMRTKIRIQNNISGDINNDIWTTCCCPMCAACQMSREVDFVNSVNAHRAAMNAPMPI